The following proteins are encoded in a genomic region of Saccharopolyspora antimicrobica:
- the nusB gene encoding transcription antitermination factor NusB, which translates to MGSRSKARKRAVDFLYEADQRGVDAVTLLSDRVGSPEVPPVADYTVTLVEGVTENRGRIDELLTQHAEGWSLDRMPAVDRSVLRLGLYELLWSEDVPPAVAIDEAVELVKALSTDDSPRFVNGILGRIAGISNRLRKTVK; encoded by the coding sequence GTGGGTTCACGGAGCAAGGCGCGCAAGCGCGCGGTGGACTTCCTCTACGAGGCCGACCAGCGCGGTGTGGACGCGGTGACCCTGCTGTCCGACCGGGTCGGTTCCCCGGAGGTGCCGCCGGTCGCCGACTACACCGTCACCCTGGTGGAGGGTGTCACGGAGAACCGCGGCCGGATCGACGAGCTGCTCACCCAGCACGCCGAGGGCTGGTCGCTGGACCGGATGCCCGCGGTGGACCGCTCGGTGCTGCGGCTGGGCCTCTACGAGCTGCTGTGGAGCGAGGACGTTCCGCCCGCCGTGGCGATCGACGAAGCGGTCGAGCTGGTCAAGGCGCTGTCCACGGATGACTCGCCGCGCTTCGTCAACGGCATCCTGGGCCGCATCGCGGGCATCAGCAACCGCCTCCGCAAGACGGTCAAGTAA
- the bldD gene encoding transcriptional regulator BldD, with the protein MGDYAKALGSKLRAIRQQQGLSLHGVEQKSGGRWKAVVVGSYERGDRAVTVQKLAELADFYGVPVAELLPEGRVPSGAEPATKVVINLERLQQLPAEKVGPLARYAATIQSQRGDYNGKVLSIRTEDLRSLAIIYDMTPGELTEQLIDWGVLPPEARPAREE; encoded by the coding sequence ATGGGCGACTACGCCAAGGCGCTGGGCAGCAAGCTCCGCGCTATCCGCCAGCAGCAGGGTCTGTCGCTGCACGGCGTCGAGCAGAAGTCTGGCGGGCGGTGGAAGGCCGTGGTCGTCGGGTCCTATGAGCGCGGCGACCGTGCGGTGACCGTGCAGAAGCTGGCCGAGCTGGCCGACTTCTACGGGGTTCCGGTCGCGGAACTGCTTCCGGAGGGCCGGGTGCCGTCCGGCGCCGAGCCCGCCACCAAGGTCGTGATCAACCTCGAGCGGCTGCAGCAGCTGCCCGCTGAGAAGGTGGGCCCGCTGGCCCGCTACGCGGCCACCATCCAGAGCCAGCGCGGTGACTACAACGGCAAGGTGCTGTCCATCCGCACCGAGGACCTGCGATCCCTGGCCATCATCTACGACATGACGCCGGGAGAGCTCACCGAGCAGCTCATCGACTGGGGTGTGCTTCCGCCGGAGGCCCGTCCCGCCCGCGAGGAGTGA
- the pyrR gene encoding bifunctional pyr operon transcriptional regulator/uracil phosphoribosyltransferase PyrR codes for MASRQPAGAADPVGQRELLSAGDVARTIARIAHQIIEKTALDTGGSDVVLLGIPTRGTPLARRLAAKISEFSGVTVPTGTLDITLYRDDLRKRPNRPLEPTDLPVEGIDNALVVLVDDVLFSGRTVRAALDALRDQGRPRAVQLAVLVDRGHRELPIRADYVGKNIPTSRSEDVAVQLSETDGEHDRVVLRRDAGQEAE; via the coding sequence GTGGCGTCACGCCAACCGGCGGGCGCGGCGGACCCGGTCGGGCAGCGGGAGCTGCTCTCGGCCGGTGACGTTGCGCGCACGATTGCCCGGATCGCTCACCAGATCATCGAGAAGACCGCCCTGGACACCGGCGGCAGCGACGTCGTGCTGCTCGGCATCCCGACCAGGGGGACCCCGCTGGCGCGGCGGCTGGCCGCGAAGATCAGCGAGTTCAGCGGGGTGACGGTGCCCACCGGCACCCTGGACATCACGCTCTACCGGGACGACCTGCGCAAGCGCCCGAACCGCCCGCTGGAGCCCACCGATCTGCCCGTCGAGGGCATCGACAACGCACTGGTCGTCCTCGTCGACGACGTGCTGTTCTCCGGCCGCACCGTGCGCGCCGCCCTCGACGCCCTGCGCGACCAGGGCCGTCCCCGCGCCGTGCAGCTGGCGGTGCTGGTCGACCGCGGCCACCGCGAACTGCCGATCCGCGCCGACTACGTCGGCAAGAACATCCCCACCTCGCGCTCCGAGGACGTCGCCGTGCAGCTCTCGGAGACCGACGGCGAGCACGACCGCGTGGTGCTTCGGCGCGACGCCGGGCAGGAGGCGGAATGA
- a CDS encoding aspartate carbamoyltransferase catalytic subunit — MRHLLSTEGLDAATATSVLDTADTLKQTLLGREVKKLPTLRGRTVVTLFYENSTRTRVSFEVAGKWMSADVINVSASSSSVNKGESLRDTALTLAAAGADCVIMRHPASGAAHRLAGWLDEVGTQVVNAGDGMHEHPTQALLDAATLRERLGELAGRRIAIVGDLLHSRVARSNVHLLRTLGAEVVLVAPPTLVPAGADQWGAEVRHDLDPELPKLDAVMMLRVQAERMHGGFFPSAREYSIAYGLNQARLDKLPEHAVVLHPGPMLRGMEIAPAVADSPRAAITQQVSNGVHVRMAVLYHLLAGEELSA, encoded by the coding sequence ATGCGCCACCTGTTGTCCACCGAGGGTCTGGACGCGGCCACCGCGACCAGCGTTCTCGACACCGCCGACACGCTCAAGCAGACGCTGCTGGGGCGCGAGGTTAAGAAGCTGCCGACGTTGCGCGGGCGCACGGTGGTGACCCTGTTCTACGAGAACTCCACGCGCACCCGGGTCTCCTTCGAGGTCGCCGGGAAGTGGATGAGCGCCGACGTGATCAACGTCTCGGCCAGCAGCTCGTCGGTCAACAAGGGCGAATCGCTGCGCGACACCGCCCTCACGCTGGCCGCCGCGGGCGCCGACTGCGTGATCATGCGGCACCCGGCCTCCGGTGCGGCGCACCGGCTGGCGGGCTGGCTGGACGAGGTCGGCACGCAGGTCGTCAACGCCGGTGACGGCATGCACGAGCACCCGACGCAGGCGCTGCTGGACGCCGCGACCCTGCGCGAGCGCCTGGGCGAGCTGGCCGGCCGCCGCATCGCGATCGTCGGCGACCTCCTGCACAGCCGGGTCGCGCGCTCCAACGTGCACCTGCTGCGCACCCTGGGCGCCGAGGTCGTGCTCGTGGCACCGCCGACGCTGGTGCCCGCGGGCGCCGACCAGTGGGGCGCGGAGGTGCGCCACGACCTGGACCCGGAGCTGCCGAAGCTGGACGCGGTGATGATGCTGCGCGTCCAGGCCGAGCGCATGCACGGCGGTTTCTTCCCGTCGGCGCGCGAGTACTCCATCGCCTACGGGCTCAACCAGGCGCGGCTGGACAAGCTGCCGGAGCACGCGGTCGTGCTGCACCCCGGCCCGATGCTGCGCGGCATGGAGATCGCCCCGGCAGTCGCCGATTCCCCGCGAGCCGCCATCACCCAGCAAGTCAGCAACGGCGTGCACGTGCGGATGGCAGTGCTCTACCACCTGCTGGCCGGAGAGGAGCTCTCGGCATGA
- a CDS encoding dihydroorotase produces MSRLLLKDVRPYGEGDPVDVLVVGEAIAEIGANLEVDADEIVHAGGAVLLPGFVDLHTHLREPGREDAETVETGSAAAALGGYTAVFAMANTDPVADNAVIVEHVWRRGREVGLVDVHPVGAVTVGLKGEKLAELGTMRRSAAEVRIFSDDGHCVHDPLIMRRALEYTKSFGGVVAQHAEEPRLTVGAQAHEGANAARLGLAGWPAPAEEAIVARDCLLAGHTGGTLHICHVSTSGTADILRWWKSRKTAGSVSAEVTPHHLLLTDDRLETYDPVNKVNPPLRTDADVMALREALADGTVDCVATDHAPHAAQDKDCEWAAAKPGMLGLQTALGIVVRTMVRPGLLDWRGVARVMSERPAEIAGLADQGRPVAAGEPANLVLVDPDAEWTVRGAELASLGENSPFDGMQLPGRVVATLLRGRLTAHEGKVRR; encoded by the coding sequence ATGAGCCGACTGCTGTTGAAAGACGTCCGTCCTTACGGCGAGGGTGACCCGGTTGACGTGCTGGTCGTCGGCGAGGCCATCGCCGAGATCGGTGCGAACCTCGAGGTCGACGCCGACGAGATCGTGCACGCCGGTGGCGCGGTGCTGCTGCCCGGCTTCGTCGACCTGCACACCCACCTGCGGGAACCGGGCCGCGAGGACGCCGAGACCGTCGAGACCGGTTCGGCCGCCGCGGCGCTGGGCGGCTACACCGCCGTCTTCGCGATGGCCAACACCGATCCGGTCGCCGACAACGCGGTGATCGTCGAGCACGTGTGGCGGCGCGGCCGCGAGGTCGGCCTGGTCGACGTGCACCCGGTGGGCGCGGTGACGGTCGGGCTGAAGGGCGAGAAGCTCGCCGAGCTGGGCACCATGCGCCGCTCGGCCGCCGAGGTCCGCATCTTCTCCGACGACGGCCACTGCGTGCACGACCCGCTGATCATGCGGCGGGCGCTGGAGTACACGAAGTCCTTCGGCGGTGTCGTCGCGCAGCACGCCGAGGAACCGCGGCTGACCGTGGGCGCGCAGGCGCACGAGGGCGCGAACGCCGCGCGGCTGGGCCTGGCGGGCTGGCCCGCTCCGGCCGAGGAGGCGATCGTCGCGCGCGACTGCCTGCTGGCCGGGCACACCGGCGGCACGCTGCACATCTGCCACGTCTCCACCTCCGGCACCGCCGACATCCTGCGCTGGTGGAAGTCCCGCAAGACCGCTGGTTCGGTGTCCGCCGAGGTCACGCCGCACCACCTGCTGCTGACCGACGACCGGCTGGAGACCTACGACCCGGTCAACAAGGTCAACCCGCCGCTGCGCACCGACGCCGACGTGATGGCGCTGCGCGAGGCGCTGGCGGACGGCACCGTGGACTGCGTGGCCACCGACCACGCCCCGCACGCCGCGCAGGACAAGGACTGCGAGTGGGCCGCCGCCAAGCCCGGCATGCTCGGTCTGCAGACCGCGCTCGGCATCGTCGTGCGGACGATGGTGCGGCCGGGGCTGCTGGACTGGCGCGGCGTCGCGCGGGTGATGAGCGAACGTCCCGCCGAGATCGCCGGGCTGGCCGACCAGGGCCGTCCGGTCGCGGCGGGAGAACCGGCGAACCTGGTGCTGGTCGACCCCGACGCCGAGTGGACGGTGCGCGGGGCGGAGCTGGCCAGCCTCGGGGAGAACTCGCCGTTCGACGGCATGCAGCTGCCGGGCCGGGTGGTCGCGACGCTGCTGCGCGGACGGCTCACCGCACACGAGGGCAAGGTGAGGCGCTGA
- a CDS encoding PH-like domain-containing protein: protein MERTLWVVGLAAMVALVFFGMWRGWRGRARRQAAELPDFPAPPVEPGEELRPAATGMYVGTTKATDWQDRIAVGDVGHRANGSAHLYAAGLLLRRTGASDMWIPAESVVDCRLDHKLANKVVPGAGLVVVTWRLGEVLLDTGFRGDDKDAQTEWVEAIRALAPADEVVGAGAPAARPEETTGGSAESRQEEK, encoded by the coding sequence ATGGAACGCACCCTGTGGGTCGTGGGGCTGGCCGCGATGGTCGCTCTGGTGTTCTTCGGGATGTGGCGCGGCTGGCGCGGCCGGGCCCGGCGCCAGGCCGCTGAGCTGCCGGACTTCCCGGCGCCGCCGGTCGAGCCGGGCGAGGAGCTGCGGCCCGCCGCCACCGGCATGTACGTCGGCACCACGAAGGCCACCGACTGGCAGGACCGCATCGCGGTGGGCGACGTCGGTCACCGGGCCAACGGCAGCGCGCACCTCTACGCCGCCGGCCTGCTGCTGCGCCGCACCGGTGCCAGCGACATGTGGATCCCGGCCGAGTCCGTCGTGGACTGCCGCCTGGACCACAAGCTGGCCAACAAGGTGGTGCCCGGCGCGGGCCTGGTCGTGGTGACCTGGCGCCTGGGCGAGGTGCTGCTGGACACCGGTTTCCGCGGTGACGACAAGGACGCGCAGACCGAGTGGGTCGAAGCGATCCGCGCCCTGGCCCCCGCCGACGAGGTCGTGGGCGCGGGTGCGCCCGCCGCGCGGCCCGAAGAAACTACCGGCGGCTCGGCTGAGTCGCGGCAGGAGGAGAAATGA
- the carA gene encoding glutamine-hydrolyzing carbamoyl-phosphate synthase small subunit — translation MSENIPAALVLEDGRIFRGEAYGKVGRTLGEVVFTTGMTGYQETLTDPSYHRQIVVQTAPQIGNTGWNDEDDESAQIWVAGYAVRDPARRPSNWRSRRSLDEELVRQEVVGIAGIDTRTLTRHVRELGAMRGGIFSGPELGTDEQMITAVQAGAEMVGASLAGDVTTAKPYVVPAIGEKRFTVAALDLGIKSNTPRMMAERGIEVHVLPLASTLDEILSVGPDGLFLSNGPGDPATTDAQVELTRQVLDRKLPLFGICFGNQILGRALGRGTYKLQYGHRGINIPVIDAETGKVAITAQNHGFAVEGEPGEHFDTDFGRAMVSHHCANDGAVEGLRLLDGPAFSVQYHPEAAAGPHDAAPLFDKFVDLMSEAR, via the coding sequence ATGAGCGAGAACATCCCGGCCGCGCTGGTGCTGGAGGACGGCCGGATCTTCCGCGGGGAGGCCTACGGCAAGGTGGGCCGGACCCTCGGCGAGGTCGTGTTCACCACCGGCATGACCGGCTACCAGGAGACCCTGACCGACCCCTCCTACCACCGCCAGATCGTGGTGCAGACCGCGCCGCAGATCGGCAACACCGGCTGGAACGACGAGGACGACGAGTCCGCGCAGATCTGGGTCGCCGGCTACGCCGTGCGCGACCCCGCCCGCCGGCCGTCGAACTGGCGCTCCCGCCGCTCGCTGGACGAGGAGCTGGTGCGCCAGGAGGTCGTGGGCATCGCGGGCATCGACACCCGGACCCTGACCCGGCACGTCCGCGAGCTGGGCGCGATGCGCGGCGGCATCTTCTCCGGCCCGGAGCTGGGCACCGACGAACAGATGATCACCGCGGTCCAGGCCGGTGCCGAGATGGTCGGCGCTTCGCTGGCCGGTGACGTCACCACGGCCAAGCCCTACGTCGTCCCGGCGATCGGCGAGAAGCGGTTCACCGTCGCCGCGCTGGACCTGGGCATCAAGTCCAACACGCCGCGGATGATGGCCGAGCGCGGCATCGAGGTGCACGTGCTGCCGCTGGCGTCCACTCTGGACGAGATCCTCTCGGTCGGGCCGGACGGGCTGTTCCTGTCCAACGGCCCCGGCGACCCGGCCACCACCGACGCGCAGGTCGAGCTGACCCGCCAGGTGCTGGACCGCAAGCTGCCGCTGTTCGGCATCTGCTTCGGCAACCAGATCCTCGGCCGCGCGCTGGGCCGCGGCACCTACAAGCTGCAGTACGGCCACCGGGGCATCAACATCCCGGTGATCGACGCCGAGACCGGCAAGGTCGCGATCACCGCGCAGAACCACGGCTTCGCCGTGGAGGGCGAGCCGGGCGAGCACTTCGACACCGACTTCGGCCGCGCGATGGTCAGCCACCACTGCGCCAACGACGGTGCGGTCGAGGGCCTGCGGCTGCTCGACGGCCCGGCGTTCAGCGTCCAGTACCACCCCGAAGCGGCAGCGGGCCCGCACGACGCCGCGCCGCTGTTCGACAAGTTCGTTGATCTGATGAGTGAGGCGCGCTGA
- the carB gene encoding carbamoyl-phosphate synthase large subunit, which produces MPKRTDIKHVLVIGSGPIVIGQACEFDYSGTQACRVLREEGIRVSLVNSNPATIMTDPEFADATYIEPITPEFVEKVIAAERPDAILATLGGQTALNTAMALDELGVLEKYGVELIGADIEAIQRGEDRQRFKDIVRSVGGEVPESAVCKSMEDVRAFVAERGLPVVIRPSFTMGGLGSGMAHTEDELERMASFGLAESPVHEVLIEESVLGWKEYELELMRDHADNVVVICSIENIDAMGVHTGDSVTVAPSMTLTDREYQHMRNVGIAVLREVGVDTGGCNIQFAIHPETGRMVVIEMNPRVSRSSALASKATGFPIAKIAAKLAVGYTLDEIRNDITGETPASFEPTLDYVVVKVPRFAFEKFPGADQELTTTMKSVGEAMAVGRSFSEALGKALRSMETKAAGFWTVPDSLGADPDGGTVESTLEQLRTPHDGRLYTVERALRLGASVEQVHEASGIDPWFVDQIAAWVELRAELVEAAVLDAALLRRAKRAGLSDRQIAALRPELAGEDGVRTLRHRLGVRPVYKTVDTCAAEFAAHTPYHYSAYESDPAAESEVTEQRERPKVIILGSGPNRIGQGIEFDYSCVHAAMALREAGYETVMVNCNPETVSTDYDTSDRLYFEPLTFEDVLEVVHSEQRSGTVAGVIVQLGGQTPLGLAKRLAEAGVPIVGTPPEAIHLAEDRGAFGDVLAGAGLPAPKYGTATSFEGAKRIADEIGYPVLVRPSYVLGGRGMEIVYDEASLENYIARATEVTPEHPVLVDNFLDDAIEIDVDALCDGTDIYLGGVMEHIEEAGIHSGDSACALPPITLGRQDIEMVRRSTEAIARGIGVHGLLNVQYALKDDVLYVLEANPRASRTVPFVSKATAAPLAKAAARIMLGAKIADLRAEGVLPGEGDGADLPIDAPVAVKEAVLPFHRFRTREGVGVDSLLGPEMKSTGEVMGIDVSFGQAFAKSQAGAYGSLPTSGKVFVSVANKDKRSLVFPVKRLADLGFEILATSGTAEVLRRNGIPSTVVRKHIEKVDGERDIVELVKAGEVDMVINTPYGNPGPRVDGYEIRTAAVSRDIPCITTVQGAAAAVQGIEAAIQGNIGVRPLQALQAALRQGGEQR; this is translated from the coding sequence ATGCCGAAGCGGACCGATATCAAGCACGTACTCGTCATCGGTTCCGGGCCGATCGTGATCGGCCAGGCGTGCGAGTTCGACTACTCCGGCACCCAGGCCTGCCGGGTGCTGCGCGAGGAGGGCATCCGCGTCTCGCTGGTGAACTCCAACCCGGCGACGATCATGACCGACCCGGAGTTCGCCGACGCCACCTACATCGAGCCGATCACCCCGGAGTTCGTGGAGAAGGTGATCGCCGCCGAGCGGCCCGACGCCATCCTGGCCACGCTGGGCGGGCAGACCGCGCTGAACACCGCGATGGCCCTCGACGAGCTCGGCGTGCTGGAGAAGTACGGCGTGGAGCTGATCGGCGCGGACATCGAGGCGATCCAGCGCGGCGAGGACCGGCAGCGGTTCAAGGACATCGTGCGCTCGGTCGGCGGCGAGGTGCCCGAGTCGGCGGTGTGCAAGTCGATGGAGGACGTGCGGGCGTTCGTCGCCGAGCGCGGCCTGCCGGTGGTCATCCGGCCCAGCTTCACCATGGGCGGGCTGGGCTCGGGCATGGCGCACACCGAGGACGAGCTGGAGCGGATGGCCTCCTTCGGGCTGGCCGAGTCCCCGGTGCACGAGGTGCTCATCGAGGAGAGCGTCCTCGGCTGGAAGGAGTACGAGCTCGAGCTGATGCGCGACCACGCCGACAACGTGGTGGTCATCTGCTCGATCGAGAACATCGACGCGATGGGCGTGCACACCGGTGACTCGGTCACGGTGGCGCCGTCGATGACGCTGACCGACCGCGAGTACCAGCACATGCGCAACGTGGGCATCGCGGTGCTGCGCGAGGTCGGGGTGGACACCGGTGGCTGCAACATCCAGTTCGCCATCCACCCGGAGACCGGCCGGATGGTCGTCATCGAGATGAACCCGCGGGTGTCGCGCTCCTCGGCGCTGGCCTCGAAGGCGACCGGCTTCCCGATCGCCAAGATCGCCGCGAAGCTGGCGGTGGGCTACACGCTCGACGAGATCCGCAACGACATCACCGGCGAGACCCCGGCCAGCTTCGAGCCGACGCTGGACTACGTGGTGGTGAAGGTGCCGCGGTTCGCCTTCGAGAAGTTCCCGGGCGCGGACCAGGAGCTGACCACGACGATGAAGAGCGTCGGCGAGGCGATGGCCGTGGGCCGCAGCTTCTCCGAGGCGCTGGGCAAGGCGCTGCGCTCGATGGAGACCAAGGCGGCGGGCTTCTGGACTGTGCCCGATTCTCTTGGGGCCGACCCCGATGGCGGCACCGTCGAGTCTACTTTGGAGCAGCTGCGCACGCCGCACGACGGCCGCCTCTACACGGTGGAGCGCGCGTTGCGGCTGGGCGCTTCGGTGGAGCAGGTGCACGAGGCCTCGGGCATCGACCCGTGGTTCGTCGACCAGATCGCGGCGTGGGTGGAGCTGCGCGCCGAGCTCGTCGAGGCCGCGGTGCTGGACGCCGCGCTGCTGCGGCGGGCCAAGCGGGCCGGGCTGTCGGACCGCCAGATCGCCGCGCTGCGGCCGGAACTGGCCGGTGAGGACGGCGTCCGCACCCTGCGGCACCGCCTGGGCGTGCGGCCGGTCTACAAGACGGTGGACACCTGCGCGGCCGAGTTCGCCGCGCACACGCCGTACCACTACTCGGCCTACGAGTCCGACCCGGCGGCCGAGTCGGAGGTCACCGAGCAGCGCGAGCGGCCGAAGGTGATCATCCTCGGCTCCGGCCCGAACCGCATCGGCCAGGGCATCGAGTTCGACTACTCCTGCGTGCACGCCGCGATGGCGCTGCGCGAGGCCGGGTACGAGACCGTGATGGTCAACTGCAACCCGGAGACGGTCTCCACCGACTACGACACCTCGGACCGGCTGTACTTCGAGCCGCTGACCTTCGAGGACGTGCTGGAGGTCGTGCACTCCGAGCAGCGCTCGGGCACGGTCGCGGGCGTGATCGTGCAGCTGGGCGGCCAGACCCCGCTGGGCCTGGCCAAGCGGCTGGCCGAGGCGGGCGTGCCGATCGTGGGCACCCCGCCGGAGGCCATCCACCTGGCCGAGGACCGCGGCGCGTTCGGCGACGTGCTGGCCGGAGCGGGCCTGCCCGCGCCGAAGTACGGCACCGCGACCTCCTTCGAGGGCGCCAAGCGGATCGCCGACGAGATCGGCTACCCGGTGCTGGTGCGGCCGTCCTACGTGCTCGGCGGGCGCGGCATGGAGATCGTCTACGACGAGGCGTCGCTGGAGAACTACATCGCCCGCGCCACCGAGGTCACCCCGGAGCACCCGGTGCTGGTGGACAACTTCCTCGACGACGCCATCGAGATCGACGTGGACGCGCTGTGCGACGGCACCGACATCTACCTCGGCGGCGTGATGGAGCACATCGAGGAGGCCGGCATCCACTCCGGCGACTCGGCGTGCGCGTTGCCGCCGATCACGTTGGGGCGCCAGGACATCGAGATGGTGCGTCGGTCCACTGAGGCCATCGCGCGCGGCATCGGCGTGCACGGCCTGCTCAACGTGCAGTACGCGCTCAAGGACGACGTGCTCTACGTGCTGGAGGCCAACCCGCGCGCTTCGCGGACCGTGCCGTTCGTGTCGAAGGCGACCGCCGCACCGCTGGCCAAGGCGGCCGCGCGGATCATGCTCGGCGCCAAGATCGCCGACCTGCGCGCCGAAGGCGTGCTGCCCGGCGAGGGCGACGGCGCGGACCTGCCGATCGACGCGCCGGTGGCGGTCAAGGAAGCGGTGCTGCCGTTCCACCGGTTCCGCACCCGCGAGGGCGTCGGGGTGGACTCGCTGCTCGGACCGGAGATGAAGTCGACCGGCGAGGTGATGGGCATCGACGTCTCCTTCGGGCAGGCCTTCGCCAAGTCCCAGGCGGGCGCCTACGGCTCGCTGCCGACCTCCGGCAAGGTGTTCGTCTCGGTGGCCAACAAGGACAAGCGGTCCCTGGTGTTCCCGGTCAAGCGGCTGGCGGACCTGGGCTTCGAGATCCTGGCCACCAGCGGCACCGCGGAGGTGCTGCGGCGCAACGGGATTCCGTCCACGGTGGTCCGCAAGCACATCGAGAAGGTCGACGGGGAGCGCGACATCGTCGAGCTGGTCAAGGCCGGCGAGGTCGACATGGTGATCAACACCCCGTACGGCAACCCGGGCCCGCGCGTCGACGGCTACGAGATCCGCACCGCGGCGGTGTCCCGCGACATCCCGTGCATCACCACGGTGCAGGGCGCGGCCGCGGCGGTGCAGGGCATCGAGGCCGCCATCCAGGGCAACATCGGCGTCCGGCCGCTCCAGGCGCTGCAGGCGGCGCTGCGGCAGGGCGGTGAACAGCGATGA
- the pyrF gene encoding orotidine-5'-phosphate decarboxylase: protein MTARLRASFGRRLTDAVEARGPLCVGIDPHPSLLLAWDLDESPASLERFAMTAVEALAGEVALLKPQSAFFEVYGSAGIAVLEKVIRESQQAGALVLLDVKRGDIGSTMTAYSMAYLDEHAPMAADAITVSPYLGYDSLAPAIGLAEQTGRGVFVLARTSNPEGAGLQRSIHGSGDSVAQYIVDSAAETNRDADPMGHVGVVAGATIDPGELDFSRLNGPILAPGLGAQGATVETLREVFGEALPNVLPTTSRDILRHGPTPAGLRAATHRIRDQVTDLLR from the coding sequence ATGACCGCCCGGCTGCGGGCGAGCTTCGGCCGGCGGCTGACCGACGCGGTGGAGGCGCGCGGCCCGCTGTGCGTGGGCATCGACCCGCACCCGTCGCTGCTGCTGGCCTGGGACCTCGACGAGTCGCCCGCCTCGCTGGAGCGGTTCGCGATGACCGCGGTGGAGGCGCTGGCCGGCGAGGTCGCGCTGCTCAAGCCGCAGTCGGCGTTCTTCGAGGTCTACGGCTCGGCCGGGATCGCGGTGCTGGAGAAGGTGATCCGCGAGTCGCAGCAGGCCGGTGCGCTGGTCCTGCTGGACGTCAAGCGCGGTGACATCGGCTCGACCATGACGGCCTACTCGATGGCCTACCTGGACGAGCACGCCCCGATGGCGGCGGATGCGATCACGGTCTCGCCGTACCTGGGCTACGACTCGCTGGCCCCGGCCATCGGTCTGGCCGAGCAGACCGGTCGCGGTGTGTTCGTGCTGGCCCGGACCTCCAACCCGGAGGGCGCGGGCCTGCAGCGGTCGATCCACGGCAGCGGCGACTCGGTCGCCCAGTACATCGTGGACTCGGCGGCGGAGACCAACCGCGACGCGGACCCGATGGGCCACGTCGGAGTGGTCGCGGGCGCCACGATCGATCCCGGCGAGCTGGACTTCTCCCGGCTCAACGGCCCGATCCTGGCCCCCGGCCTGGGCGCCCAGGGCGCCACGGTGGAGACCCTCCGCGAGGTCTTCGGCGAGGCGCTGCCGAACGTCCTGCCGACGACGTCCAGGGACATCCTCCGCCACGGCCCGACCCCAGCGGGCCTGCGCGCGGCGACCCACCGAATCCGCGACCAGGTGACCGACCTCCTCCGCTGA
- a CDS encoding YbaB/EbfC family nucleoid-associated protein gives MMRKFEEQAQKASELQSAMQGMQGTASSQDRSVTVTVAPSGAVLDLRLAPNAVRQSANDLQQQIMATIREATASAAEQMNNAVAPILGDHYDQFQQAFKAEGMAIKPTTPDEEPATPQAATPPPAPPRQEPSAPPATPNQPRRNTGFDDDDDFSAGSFLR, from the coding sequence ATGATGCGCAAGTTCGAGGAGCAGGCGCAGAAGGCGTCGGAGCTGCAGTCGGCGATGCAGGGCATGCAGGGCACGGCGAGCAGCCAGGACCGGTCGGTGACGGTGACGGTGGCGCCGTCGGGTGCGGTGCTGGACCTGCGCCTGGCGCCGAACGCGGTCCGCCAGTCGGCCAACGACCTGCAGCAGCAGATCATGGCGACGATCCGCGAGGCGACCGCGAGCGCGGCGGAGCAGATGAACAACGCGGTGGCGCCGATCCTCGGCGACCACTACGACCAGTTCCAGCAGGCCTTCAAGGCGGAAGGCATGGCGATCAAGCCGACCACCCCCGACGAAGAGCCCGCCACCCCGCAGGCAGCGACCCCGCCGCCCGCGCCCCCGCGACAGGAGCCGTCCGCGCCCCCGGCAACGCCCAACCAGCCGCGGCGCAACACCGGCTTCGACGATGACGACGACTTCTCGGCAGGCTCCTTCCTGCGCTGA